A genome region from Campylobacter sp. MIT 12-8780 includes the following:
- the murC gene encoding UDP-N-acetylmuramate--L-alanine ligase: protein MMQKIHFIGIGGIGISALARFLKEKGFSISGSDLQASKITTELENEGVIISIPHHKDNVLGKDLVIYSAAIKEENPELKEARAKGIKCLSRKEALPLILQDKKVFAVAGAHGKSTTSSILASLLDESSVIIGAILKEFNSNMIYKENEKLIFEADESDSSFLNSNPYLALVTNAEAEHLEHYNDDISKLHLAYKDFLMSAQLRVINAEDEFLSTLKCEATRLYPSKDIKNISMTLENFKPYVSFELKNLGEFKVQGMGEHLALDASLAILATQPFKEPEQIRAKLKNYQGIKKRFDILLANEKCAIIDDYGHHPTEIKATLKAAFEYAKLAGYSKITAIFQPHRYTRLALNLQGFKEAFKGVDELLILPVYAAGESKIELNLQAVFEKALFINDIKRIGNSLVDDSGRVFDTGLIIGFGAGDISQKLRL, encoded by the coding sequence ATCATGCAAAAAATTCATTTTATCGGTATTGGTGGCATTGGCATTTCTGCTCTTGCTCGTTTTTTAAAAGAAAAAGGTTTTAGTATTAGCGGGAGTGATTTGCAAGCTTCTAAGATCACTACTGAACTTGAAAATGAAGGCGTGATAATCAGCATTCCTCATCATAAAGATAATGTCTTAGGCAAGGACTTAGTCATTTACTCAGCTGCCATTAAAGAAGAAAATCCAGAGCTTAAAGAAGCTAGAGCCAAAGGCATAAAATGCCTTTCACGCAAAGAGGCTTTACCTCTTATCTTGCAAGATAAAAAGGTTTTTGCTGTGGCTGGAGCACATGGAAAAAGCACTACTTCAAGTATATTAGCCTCGCTTTTAGATGAAAGCTCAGTCATCATAGGAGCGATTTTAAAGGAATTTAACTCAAATATGATCTATAAAGAAAACGAAAAGCTTATCTTTGAAGCTGATGAATCAGATAGTTCTTTTCTAAACTCAAATCCTTATTTAGCCTTAGTAACAAATGCAGAAGCTGAGCATTTAGAGCATTATAATGATGATATTTCTAAGCTTCATCTAGCCTATAAAGACTTTTTAATGAGTGCACAATTAAGAGTGATTAATGCTGAAGATGAGTTTTTAAGCACGCTAAAATGCGAAGCAACAAGGCTTTATCCAAGTAAGGATATAAAAAATATCAGCATGACTTTAGAAAATTTTAAGCCCTATGTAAGCTTTGAGCTTAAGAACCTTGGTGAGTTTAAAGTGCAGGGCATGGGCGAGCATTTAGCCCTTGATGCGTCTTTAGCTATACTGGCTACTCAACCTTTTAAAGAGCCTGAGCAAATTAGAGCGAAGTTAAAAAATTATCAAGGTATCAAAAAACGTTTTGATATACTTTTAGCCAATGAAAAATGTGCGATTATTGATGATTATGGACACCATCCAACCGAGATAAAAGCCACTTTAAAAGCAGCCTTTGAGTATGCTAAGCTTGCAGGATATTCAAAAATCACAGCCATTTTTCAGCCTCATCGCTATACTCGTTTAGCTTTAAATTTACAAGGCTTTAAAGAAGCTTTTAAAGGCGTTGATGAGCTATTAATCTTGCCTGTATATGCAGCTGGAGAAAGCAAGATAGAGCTCAATTTACAAGCTGTTTTTGAGAAAGCACTTTTTATAAATGATATTAAACGTATAGGAAATTCTTTGGTTGATGATAGTGGTAGAGTTTTTGATACTGGACTTATTATAGGCTTTGGGGCTGGAGATATTAGTCAAAAACTTAGGCTTTGA